The genomic segment TCTGTGATGACAGTCCCCGGAGTAAGCACAGATATACAAGCATTCCCAAACACATTGTTGCCAATGAAGGTACGGAGGCTTCCAAGCAAACGATACGTCCGTGGGCATTTCTTGCAATTGGCAGGAATACACACaccttggttgactagataaaagGTATACCACTCCCCAGTGGGAGTACTATTTATTTTCCACCCTTGAGGCAAGTTGCAGTTTGAAAAGGCTTTGTAGATGACTTCAAATTCACTAAGAATGGCGGCAAAGTTCTGTTCTAGCAGTTCCACGTCATGCTTTTGAGCATCCCGTGAAAAATACGGCATGGTGGGTAAATCGGGAAGGAAGAAAACCTCTGGCTTTTGTATGGATGGCCTGTCGTTTAGATAACGACCTTGTTCACGGATGCCTTTGTGAATTCTGCCCATGCCGGACCAGGAGTACCTTTTGGCATATTCCTGCAGATTGTGATAGAGTTTTTGGTTCAGTCCATCATTATGCGTACAGCGTACACACTCACGTGAGTGGCAATAAGCAAACCCGTTCTGCAAGCCTTTGGCATCTGAACTCTGGATGAGCAAATTCACAGTGGCAAAGGGAGAACGGGGTTGGTCCTTGCCAACTCGGTAACAATACCATGCAAACAAGAGCAGGAGGCAGATAACGGTGGTTAGTGCGAAGGTATTGCAGTCACGCACAGCCTGGATGCAACCAGCAATCAGGTCACGAAGTCCTTTCAGCAAACAGGTCCAATCAGTCAACCACTCTGTAGACATTTTTGTCCAGGTGCTGTCTGGTTTGTAAGACGATGCAATGCAACAAGGACTGGAAGTTCTAGGAGGGGCCCACACCATGCGGGTTAATATGGATGAATTGGTGAACAACACAACATGATCCTGCCTGTTCTCTTTAGACATCTAAGCAGAGTATTAGTAGCTACGATGGGTTTGGTGCTGACATTCAGAGGAGCATAGAAACATATGGGACCATACAGACTTCCGGGGTCTGGTTTTGTATAGGACGTAGCAATGGGTCATTACCGGCTTTACTCCTATCCACTGAGGAGAGGTCATTCTGAAGAGGGCCACCGGTTTTCTAGATCTGTTAGGAAGAACATaaaaacagaaaaagacacaaataaaAATTTCAATTTGCCGTCAAACCGAAGACCTCTTGGTAAACACAGTGCCATAATGTTATCCATTGTATTACAAAGCACTTTGTAAAGCTGGCCATAGATGCAATGATCATTGACTAGGAGCCAAACGATGTTTATGGTTCTTAACCAATAATAATTATGTGAACTTTACTAATAAAAATTTCAACTAATGGAAATTGGTCAGAACACTTTATCTTAGCTATGCTACAGTCATAGCTTCTCTATCATTATTCAATGGACATGCACAAAACTAGAGGGCCAAGTAAAAAAACTTGTAGAATTTCCCAGTATATTTTTTGGATTACTTCCTCATGGATTTCCAGATCTCTGCTCAATCATTCAATGGAAGCTTTCTTGTTTAACTCCAGTGGCTCAAAACCCAACGTGTCATGTTACTGACACAACGACTTGACAACTGTAGCCAGTTCTGCACCTGTGCGTACATTATGTGACCATGGAAGTAGACAAGGAAGGTCCACAGtgaatgactgcaagcagagatccggaaaacCACAAGAAATGGAAACAAAGCATACTGGAAAATTGTACGTATGTCATATTTCTTAAGAAAGCACAGATTTTTGTTCTTCCCCCTATATTGCAAAGACATCTTTACATCTATGGTAAACCAACTTACAAATATTTAATAACCTCATAACATATAGGAAAAACAAAATCATGTAGTAAAACAGGCAGTCTAGCGAATAAAAATTAGTTTTGGTCAGGCTCACAATGGTgtacggaaaaaataaaaataaaattatatatacacacacacacacacacacaaaaaggcATACTCTCCTCACcatatatatatgcaaaaaaaAGTCATACTTTCCTCACCAGTGCCCTGCCATTTCTTCTCTCTGCGCTGCTGAGCAGGCTTTCCTACACGCCCAGAAGGATAAAGAAGCTGAGAGGAGCTGGGGACCAGGGCAGCATCAGAACAGGGACAGTGGGAGATCATGAGCttgaatatatattatatatggcaCTGGTGAGGAGAGTATGCCATTttttggacaccaatatgagcccTTTTTAAACAtcgggacacatttattaagaccggcgttttagtcgccagtcttaaaggggttgtctcatcacagacaatgggggcatatcgctaggatatgcccccattgtcttataggtgagggtcccaccgctgggacctgctactatatcgggaacggagccccgcaaggtggtggctggaggactccggtctggccaccaccaagcgcgctctccacagaaataaatgggagcgcaccgtgcgTGACCGGCCACTTCTATGGGCCAGATGGAAATAGTCGAGCCAGCCCTttcgttggccccatagaaaatgaatggagggcggctgcgcatgctccAACACTTTTGGGGATCCGTTCTCGATATTGGTGCGGGTCCCGGCGGTTGGACGGTAACtataagacaatgagggcatatcctagcgacatgCCCCCCCATTTTCTGTGATGAGAAAATAccattaataaagccccatagctggtggACAATCCgcagaagttatgaagaggcgcaggcctctccataactttggcgcatccagcaccagttctaaatgtaagacagcttctgtcCTAAAACCGGCCACAGCCCACAATTTAAGACCtggcgaagtcgcagatagcggggCATCtaaccatctgcgcctgaaatacgcctaattttggAGTATTTCAGtagaataaatgacccccatcattTTTATTCACCGtacaataaacatatgaaacatttGAGCAATATCGGAATAGGAAGCGCAGTGGAATGATTCAGTACTTCAAAGTAAATAATTCAAATTTCTGAAAAGTTGATTCATATGTTATAAAAGGCGTCTAATCATGTATCCTACAAAAATGCTGCAGAATGTATTAGGCCTGCCTTCTTAATTGTACAGTGGAGATTTATATTGAGATTACCATGCAAAACAAGCCTCCCAGGCATTTGTATGCATGGCAATTACTACACACTGCATTATTAACAAGCAATTGTTTAGCAGAAACTGACATCTATATCTCAAGTAGCACGCTCAGGCCTTCTGAATATACCCCAAAACAAGAACGGAATAAAACAGTACTGGGTGGGCCCAGATAGACAagcatgcagcattttttggtgaaattttaatgaacgtcgcCATTTTCAAAAGTGGACTGAAAAGTTGGCTGGGATTAGAGATTAGAACAGGTTTAGGTCTCATTTATCAGgtgcgacttttttaaaaagtcgcaaaaaagtcacatCTCCAACCCTGGAAACCCCCTCACGGACAGTGGCTCTAAACCACATTTCACTTGCACCAAATTTAATAAAACTGAGCCCCACTTCATAATCAAAGACCaaagaatgatttaaaatggacaCAAAACACTACAGATTATAAATTCCCTTCTATGTCCCTTATGTGAACATAAGCTGTATGACGCCTAAACTCAAGCTCAAAGTTGTCCAATCGTGCACCCACCACTGTCTAGGTCagaaaccttcagcactccagctgttgtggaactacaattcccagcatgctccattcatttctatggtagtTCTGAGTAGagcagagcaagtgtgcatgctgggagttgtagtatcatATAAGCctagagtgccagaggttgcctacccATGGTCTAGGTGGTTACACCGTGTCCCTGCAAGGCGAAGATTTCATACCATGGCATAGGTAGAATATTTCTGTCATTCTGGGTAGTACAGTTGCCGCATACGTCGGAAAATTGACTCCCTAGTACAGATATGCCAGTAGATCTGTACACACAACGCTCTACCTTGTGCATGCCGCCTATGCCTCAGATTGATATACAGAAAAGACACGTGATGGAACGTGCCCGAGTTTATGGATACAGATATTCTACAGACATAGATTACCGAAATGTTATACATACTTCTTCCAACTTCCATCACTCTTTAGTATTTCCTTCGTTTCCAATTCATGGTTTGTACAGTTTTAGGGTACATTAACACGTCACACAGTTGTTCTCAAAACCATTGCAGTCtacggggctattcacatggccgttttcTAATGACTTGTGAAAAAATGGCTATCACAAAAAAATAGGACACGTCCGGTTTTGTCCATTTTcatggacagacggcccctatgcATGGACTACTCTGCAGtttaacagccgtgtgcatgtagcctaaaagagGTCACTGGGGCTGTAAGTCAGGGACCGAAATGCGTAATAAAGAAAGCACGTGAACCAGTCATCACCAGTGCCTCGCAGCTCTCTTTAGGTCTCCTGCTGGTCTCTACTTCCTAGTCCCTGCTACCAGTGGCGGTCTTTATCACCATGGAAAACACGCAACTATGTGGGGCTAGTCAGATAATGCGCCAACTATTAATTGTGTCAATTGTGGACAAATAGGGGACCTGTCAGGAATAGCAATTCCTGGTTGGCGGTCCTGACAGCTATTCCTGGCGGTGGTCCCCTTATCTATCATGCATATGACGCTATAACATCTCAGACATTGTGTGCGTCATGTGTACTGCGCCAGGCCTGGGACAGACGAGTGATTATTATATGGATGGTTTGGGCGGTCACCTGGCCCCAGAGGGCCGATTGCTGGCAATGTTACAACACTGCAGAATAGTGACAGGATGCGGTTGTGCTAGGGGCATAAGAATGAAAGGACAGGGGCCCAGGCCAGTGGGGTCACATGGTGTTCATTCCGAACTCCAGTCATGAGGCACTGTTGCAGTTGCACAAAGAAGCTTCACAAAAAACCTACATGCTGGCCCTTCTTCCAGCGGACACCCAGTgtttggaggaattcaggtaaCAATATGCTGCACAGCTGCGGACACTCAAAAAGGTGCAGAGCAGTCAGGAGCTTATTTCTGTTTCACACTAGACAGCTTCACTTAATTGTTGGTCGGATGCCACATTAAGTGCCCCATTCCACATCTCTTGGCATACACTACATTCCCTCTCCTGGTCGGGGCCCTGAAATAAATAGAATTTTGAGCAACATAATTTCACAAGAATTAgttgtttaaccacttcccatctgggccatttgcccccttcctgaccaggcctaaatttagcaaaactgacatatctcactttatgtggtaataactttggaacgcctttacttatccaagtcattcagagattgttttctcgtgacacattgtacttcatgataaatgtgagtcaatatatttcacctttatttatgaaaaaatcccaaatttaccaaaaattttgaaaaattcgcaattttctaaatttctatttctctgcttttaaaacagaaagtgatacctcataaaatatttattacttaacattccccatatgtctactttatgttggcatcattttggaaatgtcattttatttttttaggacgttagaaggcttagaagtttagaagcaattcttcaaatttttaagaaaattgccaaaacccactttttaaggaccagttcaggtctgaagtcactttgtggagcctacatagtggatacccccataaatgaccccattgtagaaactacacccctcaagttacttaaaaccgattttacaaactttgttaaccctttaggcgttccacaagaattaaaggaaaatggaaaccaaatttttacatttcattttttgccagattttccattttaatcaaattttttctttaacacatcgatggttaacagccaaacaaaactcaatatttattacccagattctgcggtttacagaaacaccccacatgtggtcataaactgctgtatgggcacacggcagggcgcagaagaaaaggaactccacatggtttttagatgccatgtcccatttgaagcccccctgatgcacccttagagtagaaactcccaagaagtgatcccattttggaaactaggggataaggtgccagtgactgtctccctgcgccggcatcttcactgcgcctgtgccgattacggcgcagggagcagtccaacagtcactgcgcctgcgccgaatacagaagcacagcgCAG from the Bufo bufo chromosome 2, aBufBuf1.1, whole genome shotgun sequence genome contains:
- the ASPHD2 gene encoding aspartate beta-hydroxylase domain-containing protein 2; amino-acid sequence: MSKENRQDHVVLFTNSSILTRMVWAPPRTSSPCCIASSYKPDSTWTKMSTEWLTDWTCLLKGLRDLIAGCIQAVRDCNTFALTTVICLLLLFAWYCYRVGKDQPRSPFATVNLLIQSSDAKGLQNGFAYCHSRECVRCTHNDGLNQKLYHNLQEYAKRYSWSGMGRIHKGIREQGRYLNDRPSIQKPEVFFLPDLPTMPYFSRDAQKHDVELLEQNFAAILSEFEVIYKAFSNCNLPQGWKINSTPTGEWYTFYLVNQGVCIPANCKKCPRTYRLLGSLRTFIGNNVFGNACISVLTPGTVITEHYGPTNIRIRCHLGLRIPASCELVVGGEPQCWAEGHCLLFDDSFLHTAFHEGSAEEGPRVIFMVDLWHPNVAAAERQALDSIFAPGR